From a region of the Zingiber officinale cultivar Zhangliang chromosome 4B, Zo_v1.1, whole genome shotgun sequence genome:
- the LOC121977225 gene encoding RNA-binding protein 26-like: protein MSMLPIPRLVDLKYGNWSIQMSALLESEGLWDIVERDYKVPQEGVDQTEAEKTTMTEQKRKDKKALFFIYKAPDEATFEKVAEATTSKKAWEILQVAYKGDERAKSIRFQILRGEFESLEMKESENVSDYFTRVLVIVNQLRRNDDNIEDSRVVEKILRSLEPRYDYVVAAIEESKDVKEMKVQELLNSLQAHEARMQRRRREPMEQALQTKLTIIDQKEESKTEGSQENGSGRGNYRGRGRGNYRGRGRGRGRGRGFARGRGRSKDNNQDRDQRYDKRNVRCYTCNKFGHYATECRSNNVQGNANYASKEDNDNDVVLLARKDGDSTNKNLWYLDSGASNHIC, encoded by the coding sequence atgtcgaTGCTTCCTATCCCTCGTCTTGTTGATTTGAAGTATGGCAATTGGAGTATCCAAATGAGTGCCTTACTGGAGAGCGAAGGCTTGTGGGATATTGTTGAAAGAGACTATAAAGTGCCTCAAGAAGGAGTCGACCAAACGGAGGCAGAAAAGACGACAATGACGGAACAAAAGAGGAAAGATAAAAAAgctcttttctttatttataaagCTCCTGATGAAGCTACTTTTGAGAAAGTAGCCGAAGCTACAACTTCCAAAAAGGCATGGGAGATCCTACAAGTAGCATACAAAGGTGATGAAAGAGCAAAAAGTATTCGCTTTCAAATCCTGAGAGGGGAATTTGAATCGTTGGAGATGAAAGAGTCGGAAAATGTATCAGACTACTTTACAAGGGTATTGGTTATTGTCAACCAATTGAGAAGAAATGACGATAACATTGAAGATAGTCGCGTCGTAGAAAAAATTCTACGCTCGTTGGAACCAAGGTACGACTATGTAGTTGCGGCtatagaagaatcaaaagatgTGAAAGAAATGAAGGTGCAAGAATTATTAAACTCTCTACAAGCTCATGAAGCAAGAATgcaaagaagaaggagagagccAATGGAGCAGGCTCTACAAACCAAGCTCACCATTATTGACCAGAAAGAAGAGTCAAAGACCGAAGGTTCGCAAGAAAATGGTAGTGGCCGTGGTAACTACCGTGGACGTGGCCGTGGTAACTACCGTGGACGTGGCCGAGGTAGAGGCCGTGGCAGGGGCTTTGCTCGAGGCCGAGGAAGAAGTAAAGACAACAATCAAGATAGAGACCAAAGGTATGACAAAAGAAATGTAAGATGTTATACTTGCAACAAATTTGGTCATTATGCAACAGAATGCCGCTCTAACAATGTGCAAGGGAATGCTAATTACGCGTCAAAAGAAGACAATGACAATGATGTAGTTTTGCTAGCAAGAAAGGATGGAGATTCCACAAACAAGAATTTGTGGTATTTAGACTCCGGGGCAAGCAATCATATTTGCTGA